The following coding sequences lie in one Rhodohalobacter barkolensis genomic window:
- a CDS encoding taurine dioxygenase, whose translation MENKENLVDVQLIRDMLYDDDGYVKEFSNASIQSFGEFKQHFKESLLAREMDELRRAGHKIKPVAMMLKLDPVIEMYDTSKTYLEENRSTEELADLADDMETYCDTVIAEFQELV comes from the coding sequence ATGGAAAACAAAGAGAATTTAGTTGATGTACAATTGATCCGGGACATGCTCTACGATGATGATGGATATGTAAAAGAGTTTTCCAACGCATCTATTCAATCATTTGGCGAATTCAAACAGCATTTTAAAGAGTCTTTACTGGCCAGAGAAATGGATGAACTGCGAAGAGCCGGTCACAAAATTAAACCGGTAGCCATGATGTTAAAACTGGACCCGGTTATAGAAATGTACGACACTTCCAAGACCTATCTTGAAGAGAACAGATCCACAGAAGAACTGGCCGATTTAGCCGATGACATGGAAACCTATTGCGACACCGTAATAGCTGAGTTCCAAGAACTTGTTTAA
- a CDS encoding acyl-CoA thioesterase, with translation MRFFSRKLIKPQDLNAHGTLFGGSVLAWVDEEAAIYVICQLGKSNIATKFMSEIDFVSSAKLGDIIEIGMETVNFGKSSITVKCEVRHKFTKETIIRIDKIVFVHLDEEGRPTPHNINKPVN, from the coding sequence ATGCGCTTTTTCAGTCGTAAATTGATTAAACCACAGGATTTGAATGCTCACGGAACTCTGTTTGGAGGAAGTGTTCTTGCCTGGGTTGATGAAGAAGCTGCGATTTATGTAATATGCCAGCTCGGAAAAAGTAATATCGCCACCAAATTTATGTCCGAAATTGATTTTGTAAGTTCAGCCAAACTGGGCGACATCATTGAAATTGGTATGGAGACTGTGAATTTTGGTAAGTCATCAATTACCGTAAAATGTGAAGTACGTCACAAATTTACCAAAGAAACGATTATACGAATTGACAAAATAGTATTTGTCCATCTTGATGAAGAAGGGCGCCCTACTCCTCACAATATTAACAAGCCCGTAAACTGA